GGGCGGCGAGCGCGTGAGCTTCAGCGCCCGGACCAGGATCGACCGGCGCGACTTCGGCCTCACCTGGAACCAGGCGCTGGAGACCGGCGGGATCCTGGTGAGCAACGAGCTCAAGATCGAGATCGAGGTGCAGGCCGTCCGGGGGTAGTCGCGGCTGCGCCGCGAGTGCGAAAGTGCGGGAGTGCGGGAGTGCGGGAGTGCGGGAGTGCGGGAGTGCGGGAGTGCGAAGTGCGAAGGTACGGACCACGACGCATCCACCGCCGCCCGCGTGAGGGATGCGAGCCCGAAGGGGCGAGACCGGCGTAGTTTGCCGGGCTCGCCGCCGTTGAGCACGGTCGTATCGTGCTCTACGGCGCCGCAGCCCGGCCCCCGCGCCAGCGGGGGACACGCCCGGACCGAGCCGTTCGGCAGTACCTGAGAGGAGGAGGCAGGGATGAGCGAGCTGAGGACGCAGGGCTTTCACCACGTGACGATGGTGTCGGCGGACGCGCGGCGGACGCTGGAATTCTACCGGAACACGCTCGGTCTGGGGCTGGTGAAGAAGACCGTCAACTTCGACGATCCGGGGGCGTACCACCTGTACTTCGTGGACGCGGCCGGCACGCCGGGGACGATCCTGACCTTCTTCGAGTGGCCGCATGCGCCGCGCGGCGCGCCGGGGGTGGGCGGGGTGCACCACCTGGCCCTGGGGGTGGAGACGGAGGAGGCGCTGCTCAGGTGGAAGCGCCGGCTCACCGACCGCGGCGTCCCGGTGAACGGCCCGTTCGACCGGACCTGGTTCTCGAGCCTGTACTTCACCGATCCCGACGGGCAGATCCTGGAGATCGCCACGCGCGGGCCGGGGTACGCGCTCGACGAGCCGGCGGACGCCCTGGGCGCGCGCATCGTCCACCCCGGCACGGAGCGGCTCGCCGGACACCGCGACGAGGCGGCCATCCACGAGCGCACCTGGCCGGAGCCGGTCCCCGTGATCACGCCGGACATGGCGCTCACCGGGATCCACCACGTCAGCGGGATCACCGACGACGTGGAGCGGGCGCACGACTTCTACGAGGGCGCGCTGGGCCTCCGCATCGTCAAGCGCACCTTCAACCAGGACTCGCCCACCATGCCGCACTGGTTCTGGGCGAGCTACGACGGGGAGCGGGTGGCGCCGCACAGCTCCATGACGCTGTTCGGCATCCCCAACGGGAAGCCCGCCCGCGGCGGGGTGGGCCAGACGCACCACGTGGCCTTCCGCGCGCGGGACGACGAGGAGCAGCGGGCCTGGCGGGAGCACCTGCTGGAGCTGGGGGCACAGGTCTCGCCGGTGGTGGAGCGCACCTACTTCCGCAGCATCTACTTCCGCGCGCCGGACGGGCTGCTGCTGGAGATCGCCACCGACGGACCCGGCTTCCTGGTGGACGAGGAGGCGGCGGAGCTGGGGACGAACCTGCGGCTCCCCGCGTCGCTGGAGACGGAGCGGGAGGAGATCGAGGCCGGTCTTGCCCCGCTCGGCTGAAAAGGGAGAGAACGATGCTGCACTTCGAGCACCGCGTGCCGGCGGACGCACGCGACGGCGCCCCGCTGCTGGTGCTGCTGCACGGACGGGGGAGCGACGAGCGGGACCTGATGGGGCTGGTGCCGCACCTCCCCGCGGGGCTGATCGTGGTCTCCCCGCGCGCTCCCTTCGCGGGGGCGCCGTGGGGGTACGGCCCCGGGTGGGCGTGGTACCGCTTCCTGGGCGGCACCCGCCCGGAGCCGGCGAGCTTCGAGGAGAGCCAGCGCGCCCTGGGCGACTTCCTCCGGGAGCTGCCGGAGCGGCTCCCGGTGAAGCCCGGCCCGCTGACCCTGGGCGGCTTCTCCCAGGGAGGGACGATGAGCCTCGCGCACGCGCTCCGGGACCCCGGCACCGTCCCCGCGGTGCTCAACTTCAGCGGCTTCCTGGCCGACCACCCCTCCGTGTCCGCCACGCCGGAGACGGTGCGCGGCACCCGCATCTTCTGGGGCCACGGGACCGACGACCCCGCGATCCCCTGGGAGTACGCCCGCCAGGGCCGGGCCGCGCTCGAAGCCGCCGGCGCCGACCTGGAGGCCCGCGACTACCGCATCGGCCACTGGATCGACCCGCAGGAGCTCACGGACGCGGCGAGGTGGGCCGGCTGGGAGGAGTAGGGAGTGCCCCGGCTCCGCCGGGCCTACTCCCGCTCCACCACCATCACGAACCCCATCGCCCCGGCCGCGCAGACGGAGAGCATCCCGAACTGGCCGCCGCGGCGCTTCAGCTCGTTGAGCAGCGTCACGGTGACGCGGCCGCCCGTGGCGCCGAACGGGTGGCCGATGGCGATGGAACCGCCCATCACGTTGATGCGGTCCTCCGGGGGGAGGCCGATGGCCTTGTCGCGGCCCAGGCGCTTGCGGGCGACCTTGTCGGAGTCCCACCACTGGAAGTTGGAGAGCACCTGCGACGCGAACGCCTCGTGCACCTCCAGCAGGTCGATGTCCTGCATGGAGAGCCCCGCCCGCTCCAGCGCCACGGGGGCGGCGTACACCGGGCCCTGTAGAAGCTGGTCGGCGGGGGAGAGCGAGGCGTAGGCGTACGAGCGGATGTAGCCCAGCGGCTCGTATCCCAGCGCCTTGGCCTTCTCCTCGCTCATCAGCAGCACCGCCGAGGCGCCGTCGGTGAGCGGCGAGGCGTTGCCGGCGGTGATGGTCCCGTACTTCCGGTCGAACACCGGCTTGAGGTTGGAGAGCTTCTCGAGCGAGGTGTCCGCCCGGATGCCGTTGTCGGTGGCGACCACCTCGTCGAACTTCGGCGGGACGTACACCGGGGCGATCTCCGCCGTGAGCCGCCCGTCCGCCGTGGCCGCGGCGGCGAGCTGGTGCGAGCGGAGCGCCCAGCGGTCCTGCTCCTCCCGCGTGATCCCGTTCTCCTGCGCCATCTTCTCCGCCGACTCGCCCATGGTCTGCCCGGTGGTGGGCTCCGCGATGGCCGGGGTGATGGGGGCCAGGTGCTTGGGGCGGATGGCGCGGAACGCCTGCAGCCGCTCCGGGAGCGAGCGGGCCTTGGAGGCGCGCACCATCGCGTTCCGCATCTCCGGGGAGAAGAGGATCGGCACGTCCGTGAGCGACTCGGCCCCGCCGGCCACCACCACGTCCGCGTGGCCGATCATGATGTGCTCGGCCCCGGAGGTGATCGCCTGGTTGGACGAGGCGCACGCCCGCGCCACCGTGAACGACGGCACCGACGCCGGGATCCCCGACCCCAGCGTCACCTCCCGCGCGATGTTCGGCTCCTGGACCGACTGCACCACCGTGCCGTAGATCACGTGGTCGATCTCGCCCACGTCCAGGTCGGCCCGCGAGATGAGCTCGCGCACGGCCACCTTCCCCAGCTCGATCGCCGAAAGGTCCCGGAACACCGTCCCCGACCTGGCGAAGGGGGTCCGGCACCCCTCCACGATGGCGACCCTGCGCCCGTTTCCGTTCATCTGGCGTGTCCTCCGCTTGAGTGCGTCTCGCCCGCCGCCGGGCCGGC
The Longimicrobiaceae bacterium DNA segment above includes these coding regions:
- the fadI gene encoding acetyl-CoA C-acyltransferase FadI, which encodes MNGNGRRVAIVEGCRTPFARSGTVFRDLSAIELGKVAVRELISRADLDVGEIDHVIYGTVVQSVQEPNIAREVTLGSGIPASVPSFTVARACASSNQAITSGAEHIMIGHADVVVAGGAESLTDVPILFSPEMRNAMVRASKARSLPERLQAFRAIRPKHLAPITPAIAEPTTGQTMGESAEKMAQENGITREEQDRWALRSHQLAAAATADGRLTAEIAPVYVPPKFDEVVATDNGIRADTSLEKLSNLKPVFDRKYGTITAGNASPLTDGASAVLLMSEEKAKALGYEPLGYIRSYAYASLSPADQLLQGPVYAAPVALERAGLSMQDIDLLEVHEAFASQVLSNFQWWDSDKVARKRLGRDKAIGLPPEDRINVMGGSIAIGHPFGATGGRVTVTLLNELKRRGGQFGMLSVCAAGAMGFVMVVERE
- a CDS encoding VOC family protein is translated as MSELRTQGFHHVTMVSADARRTLEFYRNTLGLGLVKKTVNFDDPGAYHLYFVDAAGTPGTILTFFEWPHAPRGAPGVGGVHHLALGVETEEALLRWKRRLTDRGVPVNGPFDRTWFSSLYFTDPDGQILEIATRGPGYALDEPADALGARIVHPGTERLAGHRDEAAIHERTWPEPVPVITPDMALTGIHHVSGITDDVERAHDFYEGALGLRIVKRTFNQDSPTMPHWFWASYDGERVAPHSSMTLFGIPNGKPARGGVGQTHHVAFRARDDEEQRAWREHLLELGAQVSPVVERTYFRSIYFRAPDGLLLEIATDGPGFLVDEEAAELGTNLRLPASLETEREEIEAGLAPLG
- a CDS encoding alpha/beta hydrolase-fold protein, whose product is MLHFEHRVPADARDGAPLLVLLHGRGSDERDLMGLVPHLPAGLIVVSPRAPFAGAPWGYGPGWAWYRFLGGTRPEPASFEESQRALGDFLRELPERLPVKPGPLTLGGFSQGGTMSLAHALRDPGTVPAVLNFSGFLADHPSVSATPETVRGTRIFWGHGTDDPAIPWEYARQGRAALEAAGADLEARDYRIGHWIDPQELTDAARWAGWEE